A stretch of Vespula vulgaris chromosome 5, iyVesVulg1.1, whole genome shotgun sequence DNA encodes these proteins:
- the LOC127064057 gene encoding protein THEM6-like: MLDYCFWIILIIYFIDVNYFFRLIFTFVWSKCMQKKTKLMNETTIYGICTTQDLDAVMSHMNNARYLREIDFARFHYFIQTEAFSLMRKMGATAVLGGSSTRYRRPIPFLMVYKITTKLIYWDEKSLYFEHKFINLRNNFIHTIILTKQTTIGLKISLTEFLQKLEPEINLPEITQDLKLWLESMEYSSQKLKKKN, translated from the exons ATGTTGGATTATTGTTTCtggattattttaattatttatttcattgacgtaaattatttctttcgactAATATTTACTTTCGTTTGGTCTAAATGtatgcaaaagaaaacaaaacttaTGAATGAAACTACAATATATG GTATATGTACTACTCAAGATTTGGACGCTGTAATGTCACATATGAATAATGCAAGATATCTACGTGAAATAGATTTCGCTCGTTTTCATTACTTCATCCAAACCGAAGCATTTTCCTTGATGAGGAAAATGGGTGCCACGGCAGTTCTCGGTGGTTCATCCACAAGATATCGACGACCGATTCCTTTCCTCATGGTATACAAAATCACGACGAAG CTTATTTATTGGGacgaaaaaagtttatatttcGAACACAAGTTCATCAACCtccgaaataattttattcacaCGATCATTCTCACCAAGCAAACAACGATCGGTTTGAAGATATCTTTGACCGAGTTCCTCCAAAAACTTGAACCTGAAATTAATTTACCTGAAATAACCCAAGATCTCAAATTATGGTTAGAATCGATGGAATATTCCTCTCAGAAActcaaaaagaagaattaa
- the LOC127064047 gene encoding protein shuttle craft isoform X1, with the protein MATWDGSCHEPEDSNYFFYSGQNSAIPNVESWTFYPSNGSNVFFHSTHAPYSQNTSMMLGQSEHIASCQTDANFSSGSLNSLPLRDTCPDYLNAPGSTQDCQGNSRSQNMSTYYYQSNRQGKRIKNYKDNNKYEFPKEVSRNNCSIVEHSNLHPTASEFVPHGIKHYANQANTNLHVSNSEDSKPNLAQETYVSDNGGKYKKKYNTKKNNSYKYKEMPEYNFRQRNSFQNSYKTHGRNYRKYQNTSEEPASMSNHHRNNSTTDETQKNEKFMNINTNINANKTNASNIEEKQEINDQARANKENTDASSTISQNCDHSSKNNYQRHNSNFGTQRIPAKYGRKVTNDRKIGRYDNNYRERKNNYQEYNNYKERYEESKIDITKDKYKNKDVTQETKEVEIVNWRQKGEGNDRNSISKRKQNKKHEDDDASQRERLTDQLNRGQLECLVCCEYIKQNDYIWSCSNCYHVLHLKCIKKWAKSSQAENGWRCPACQNVSTTIPEEYFCFCGKTNMPEWNRRDMAHSCGEVCGRSRIKNNCPHKCTLLCHPGSCPSCIAMVTKNCGCGKTSQTLQCCALTLLLCDSVCGKILNCGKHTCEKKCHHGECEPCDKIIQQECYCGKSKRDVICQSNISSTYSCEDTCEKLLDCGNHKCKKTCHPNSCEPCALTPEKITTCYCGRTPLSDKRTTCLDPIPTCEEICSKRLNCGQPSNPHTCKIKCHQGDCPECDLTTDVKCRCGNMDREIPCKDLTTKADDARCEKKCIKKRSCGKHKCNQMCCIDLEHICPLPCSKTLSCGRHKCEQTCHKGRCQPCWRSSFDELYCECGTAVIYPPVPCGTRRPVCDRPCSRDHSCGHEVFHNCHSEPSCPPCTYLTEKWCYGKHELRKAVPCYFNEISCGLLCNKPLSCGRHKCITICHPGPCEKPGQQCVQPCNILRELCGHICAAPCHEGKCPDTPCKEMVKVTCQCGHRSTTRVCAENSREYQRITSNILASKMADMQLGHSVDLEELFGPGAKKQNQLKILECSDECKLIERNRRLALGLQIVNPDLSGKLMPRYTDYMKQWAKKDPHFCQMVHEKLTELVQLAKTSKQKSRSYSFDSMNRDKRRFIHESCEHFGCESQAYDLEPKRNVVATAVKDKCWLPSYSLLEIVQRNNGQRKVPGPILNTSKANNSTKTILALPITRSQQIVPTPSTSKSPEPEIDYFDYKG; encoded by the exons ATGGCCACTTGGGATGGCTCATGTCACGAACCTGAagattcaaattattttttttattcgggTCAAAATAGTGCCATCCCTAATGTAGAAAGTTGGACTTTTTATCCCAGTAATGGGAGCAACGTTTTTTTTCATAGTACTCATGCACCATATTCGCAAAATACTTCAATGATGTTGGGACAAAGTGAACATATTGCTTCCTGTCAAACGGATGCTAACTTTTCATCAGGTTCTCTAAATTCATTGCCTTTAAGAGACACTTGCCCAGATTACTTAAATGCTCCAGGCAGCACACAAGACTGTCAAGGTAACAGTAGGTCACAGAACATGTCaacatattattatcaaagcaATCGACAAGggaaacgaattaaaaattataaagataacaataaatatgaatttccAAAAGAAGTTAGTCGCAACAATTGTAGCATTGTTGAACATTCCAATTTACATCCTACTGCGAGTGAATTTGTGCCACATGGAATTAAACATTATGCCAATCAAGCAAATACAAATCTACATGTTTCTAATTCAGAAGATTCTAAACCAAATTTGGCACAAGAAACATATGTTTCTGATAATGGtggtaaatataaaaagaaatataatacaaaaaaaaataattcatacaaatataaagaaatgccAGAATATAACTTTCGgcaaagaaattcatttcaaaaTTCCTATAAAACACATGGTAGAAATTATAGAAAGTATCAAAATA cttcTGAAGAACCAGCAAGTATGTCTAATCATCATAGAAATAATTCAACTACTGATGAAACTcagaagaacgaaaaatttatgaatattaatacaaaCATCAATGCCAATAAAACTAATGCATCTAACATCGAAGAGAAACAGGAAATCAATGATCAagcaagagctaacaaagaaAATACTGATGCCAGCAGCACTATAAGTCAAAACTGTGATCACtcgagtaaaaataattaccaaCGACATAATTCTAATTTTGGAACACAACGTATTCCTGCTAAATATGGTAGAAAAGTTACCAATGATCGCAAGATTGGTagatatgataataattatcgtgagagaaaaaataactatcaggaatataataattataaggaAAGATATGAAGAAAGCAAAATAGATATTACTAAGGATAAGTATAAAAACAAAGATGTGACTCAAGAAACTAAAGAAGTAGAGATAGTGAATTGGAGACAAAAGGGAGAAGGTAATGATAGAAATAGTATTTCAAAAcgaaaacagaataaaaaacaTGAAG ATGATGATGCAAGTCAAAGGGAAAGATTAACAGATCAATTAAATAGAGGACAATTAGAATGTTTAGTATGCtgtgaatatataaaacaaaatgattatATCTGGTCTTGCTCAAATTGTTATCATGTTTTACATttgaaatgtataaaaaagtgGGCAAAATCTTCCCAAGCAG aaaatgGTTGGAGATGTCCTGCATGCCAAAATGTAAGCACAACAATTCccgaagaatatttttgtttttgtggAAAAACAAATATGCCTGAATGGAATCGCAGAGACATGGCTCATTCGTGTGGTGAAGTTTGTGGAAGAtctcgtataaaaaataactgCCCTCATAAATGTACTTTGCTATGTCATCCTGGATCTTGTCCATCATGTATAGCAATGGTAACAAAAAATTGTGGTTGTGGTAAAACATCACAAACGTTACAATGTTGTGCATTAACATTATTGCTATGTGATTCTGTTTGTGGTAAAATCTTAAATTGTGGAAAGCATACATGTGAAAAGAAATGTCATCATGGGGAATGTGAGCCCTgtgataaaattatacaacaag aatgtTATTGtgggaaaagtaaaagagatgTAATTTGTCAATCTAACATATCTTCAACATATTCGTGTGAAGATACTTGTGAAAAGTTGTTAGATTGTGGAAATCATAAATGCAAAAAAACTTGTCATCCAAATTCATGTGAGCCTTGTGCACTTACACCTGAAAAAATCACAACATGTTATTGTGGACGAACACCACTGTCAGACAAAAGAACGACTTGTTTAGATCCAATTCCAACTTGTGAAGAAATATGTTCTAAAAGACTTAACTGTGGTCAGCCTA gtAATCCACATACATGTAAGATAAAGTGTCATCAAGGAGATTGTCCTGAATGTGATTTAACAACAGATGTAAAATGTCGTTGTGGTAATATGGATAGAGAAATCCCATGTAAAGATTTAACAACTAAAGCAGATGATGCACGttgcgaaaaaaaatgtatcaaaAAAAGATCTTGTGGGAAACATAAGTGTAATCAAATGTGTTGTATTGATCTCGAGCATATTTGTCCTTTACCTTGTTCTAAAACATTAAGTTGTGGTAGACATAAATGTGAACAAACTTGTCATAaag GTAGGTGTCAACCTTGCTGGCGCAGTAGTTTCGACGAATTATATTGTGAATGTGGTACAGCTGTAATATATCCTCCTGTACCCTGTGGAACTAGAAGACCCGTTTGTGATAGACCTTGTTCGCGTGACCATTCTTGTGGTCATGAAGTATTTCATAATTGCCACAGTGAACCATCATGTCCTCCATGTACTTATCTTACTGAAAAATGGTGTTATGGCAAACATGAACTTAGAAAAGCTGTCCCatgttattttaatgaaatttcatgtGGCTTATTGTGCAATAAACCTTTATCATGTGGAAGACATAAATGTATAACTATATGCCACCCTGGGCCATGTGAAAAGCCAGGACAGCAATGTGTTCAACcatgtaatatattaagaGAATTATGTGGGCACATATGTGCTGCTCCGTGTCACGAGGGAAAATGTCCTGATACACCTTGTAAAGAAATGGTCAAA GTAACGTGCCAATGTGGACATAGAAGTACAACTAGAGTATGTGCAGAAAATTCTAGAGAATATCAAAGAATAACTAGCAATATTTTAGCTAGTAAAATGGCTGATATGCAACTTGGTCATTCTGTTGATTTAGAAGAACTTTTTGGACCAGGagcaaagaaacaaaatcaacTAAAAATACTCGAATGTAGCGACGaatgtaaattaatagaaCGAAATAGAAGATTAGCATTAGGACTTCAAATTGTTAATCCGGATTTAAGCGGAAAATTAATGCCAAGATACACTGACTATATGAAGCAGTGGGCAAAAAAAGATCCTCATTTTTGTCAAATGGTGCATGAAAAACTAACGGAATTAGTTCAACTCGCAAAGACTTCTAAACAAAAGTCAAGAAGTTATTCATTTGATAGTATGAATAGAGATAAACGTCGCTTTATTCATGAATCTTGTGAACATTTTGGCTGTGAAAGTCAAGCATATGATCTAGAGCCAAAAAGAAACGTTGTTGCTACTGCTGTAAAAGATAAG TGTTGGCTACCAAGTTATAGTTTATTAGAAATTGTGCAAAGAAACAATGGACAAAGAAAAGTACCAGGTCCAATATTGAATACTTCTAAAGCTAACAATTCAACAAA gaCAATCTTAGCATTACCTATAACAAGAAGTCAGCAAATTGTACCAACTCCATCAACTTCAAAATCGCCAGAACCAGAAATagattattttgattataaagGTTAA
- the LOC127064056 gene encoding protein THEM6-like, translated as MITCWVLAGILGAVILLHLLVEVHYFLRMFFTVFLARFCKKKIHILDEASVYGICTTTDVDTLLYHMNNARYLRELDFARADFYERTGLYREICSQGSGVVQGAATIRYRRFLKPLTIYKITSKIIYWDEKTIFMEHRFVTPSDGFIRAIAICRQRLLDCSAETVMGTLVDRGVKQNGNVESGVTQITHVRPEIPPEVARWLESNEISSAILRQSIMPTVNTTTTAMTTMTTTTTTTTTTTTTPSNC; from the exons ATGATAACTTGTTGGGTCCTAGCCGGTATCCTCGGTGCCGTCATACTCCTTCATCTTCTCGTCGAGGTTCATTATTTCCTACGTATGTTCTTTACGGTATTCCTTGCGAGAttctgtaaaaagaaaattcatataCTTGATGAAGCATCGGTCTATG GTATTTGTACTACGACCGATGTAGACACTCTTCTCTACCACATGAACAATGCGAGATACCTACGGGAATTGGACTTTGCTCGGGCCGATTTTTACGAGCGAACTGGTCTCTATCGTGAGATTTGCTCCCAAGGATCTGGTGTCGTTCAAGGAGCAGCAACGATACGTTATCGACGGTTTCTCAAACCTCTAACTATTTACAAGATAACTTCAAAG ATCATTTATTGGGACgaaaaaacgatttttatGGAACACCGTTTTGTCACGCCAAGCGATGGATTTATCCGAGCTATAGCTATCTGCAGGCAAAGACTTTTAGACTGCAGTGCAGAAACGGTTATGGGTACTCTCGTTGATCGAGGTGTTAAACAAAATGGTAACGTCGAGTCGGGTGTTACACAG ATAACTCACGTGAGGCCAGAGATACCACCAGAAGTAGCAAGATGGTTGGAAagtaatgaaatttcttctgCGATTCTTCGACAATCAATTATGCCTACAGTAAATACCACAACAACAgcaatgacgacgatgacgacgacgacaacgacgacaaccacgacgacgacaacaccTTCGAATTGCTGA
- the LOC127064047 gene encoding protein shuttle craft isoform X2 has protein sequence MMLGQSEHIASCQTDANFSSGSLNSLPLRDTCPDYLNAPGSTQDCQGNSRSQNMSTYYYQSNRQGKRIKNYKDNNKYEFPKEVSRNNCSIVEHSNLHPTASEFVPHGIKHYANQANTNLHVSNSEDSKPNLAQETYVSDNGGKYKKKYNTKKNNSYKYKEMPEYNFRQRNSFQNSYKTHGRNYRKYQNTSEEPASMSNHHRNNSTTDETQKNEKFMNINTNINANKTNASNIEEKQEINDQARANKENTDASSTISQNCDHSSKNNYQRHNSNFGTQRIPAKYGRKVTNDRKIGRYDNNYRERKNNYQEYNNYKERYEESKIDITKDKYKNKDVTQETKEVEIVNWRQKGEGNDRNSISKRKQNKKHEDDDASQRERLTDQLNRGQLECLVCCEYIKQNDYIWSCSNCYHVLHLKCIKKWAKSSQAENGWRCPACQNVSTTIPEEYFCFCGKTNMPEWNRRDMAHSCGEVCGRSRIKNNCPHKCTLLCHPGSCPSCIAMVTKNCGCGKTSQTLQCCALTLLLCDSVCGKILNCGKHTCEKKCHHGECEPCDKIIQQECYCGKSKRDVICQSNISSTYSCEDTCEKLLDCGNHKCKKTCHPNSCEPCALTPEKITTCYCGRTPLSDKRTTCLDPIPTCEEICSKRLNCGQPSNPHTCKIKCHQGDCPECDLTTDVKCRCGNMDREIPCKDLTTKADDARCEKKCIKKRSCGKHKCNQMCCIDLEHICPLPCSKTLSCGRHKCEQTCHKGRCQPCWRSSFDELYCECGTAVIYPPVPCGTRRPVCDRPCSRDHSCGHEVFHNCHSEPSCPPCTYLTEKWCYGKHELRKAVPCYFNEISCGLLCNKPLSCGRHKCITICHPGPCEKPGQQCVQPCNILRELCGHICAAPCHEGKCPDTPCKEMVKVTCQCGHRSTTRVCAENSREYQRITSNILASKMADMQLGHSVDLEELFGPGAKKQNQLKILECSDECKLIERNRRLALGLQIVNPDLSGKLMPRYTDYMKQWAKKDPHFCQMVHEKLTELVQLAKTSKQKSRSYSFDSMNRDKRRFIHESCEHFGCESQAYDLEPKRNVVATAVKDKCWLPSYSLLEIVQRNNGQRKVPGPILNTSKANNSTKTILALPITRSQQIVPTPSTSKSPEPEIDYFDYKG, from the exons ATGATGTTGGGACAAAGTGAACATATTGCTTCCTGTCAAACGGATGCTAACTTTTCATCAGGTTCTCTAAATTCATTGCCTTTAAGAGACACTTGCCCAGATTACTTAAATGCTCCAGGCAGCACACAAGACTGTCAAGGTAACAGTAGGTCACAGAACATGTCaacatattattatcaaagcaATCGACAAGggaaacgaattaaaaattataaagataacaataaatatgaatttccAAAAGAAGTTAGTCGCAACAATTGTAGCATTGTTGAACATTCCAATTTACATCCTACTGCGAGTGAATTTGTGCCACATGGAATTAAACATTATGCCAATCAAGCAAATACAAATCTACATGTTTCTAATTCAGAAGATTCTAAACCAAATTTGGCACAAGAAACATATGTTTCTGATAATGGtggtaaatataaaaagaaatataatacaaaaaaaaataattcatacaaatataaagaaatgccAGAATATAACTTTCGgcaaagaaattcatttcaaaaTTCCTATAAAACACATGGTAGAAATTATAGAAAGTATCAAAATA cttcTGAAGAACCAGCAAGTATGTCTAATCATCATAGAAATAATTCAACTACTGATGAAACTcagaagaacgaaaaatttatgaatattaatacaaaCATCAATGCCAATAAAACTAATGCATCTAACATCGAAGAGAAACAGGAAATCAATGATCAagcaagagctaacaaagaaAATACTGATGCCAGCAGCACTATAAGTCAAAACTGTGATCACtcgagtaaaaataattaccaaCGACATAATTCTAATTTTGGAACACAACGTATTCCTGCTAAATATGGTAGAAAAGTTACCAATGATCGCAAGATTGGTagatatgataataattatcgtgagagaaaaaataactatcaggaatataataattataaggaAAGATATGAAGAAAGCAAAATAGATATTACTAAGGATAAGTATAAAAACAAAGATGTGACTCAAGAAACTAAAGAAGTAGAGATAGTGAATTGGAGACAAAAGGGAGAAGGTAATGATAGAAATAGTATTTCAAAAcgaaaacagaataaaaaacaTGAAG ATGATGATGCAAGTCAAAGGGAAAGATTAACAGATCAATTAAATAGAGGACAATTAGAATGTTTAGTATGCtgtgaatatataaaacaaaatgattatATCTGGTCTTGCTCAAATTGTTATCATGTTTTACATttgaaatgtataaaaaagtgGGCAAAATCTTCCCAAGCAG aaaatgGTTGGAGATGTCCTGCATGCCAAAATGTAAGCACAACAATTCccgaagaatatttttgtttttgtggAAAAACAAATATGCCTGAATGGAATCGCAGAGACATGGCTCATTCGTGTGGTGAAGTTTGTGGAAGAtctcgtataaaaaataactgCCCTCATAAATGTACTTTGCTATGTCATCCTGGATCTTGTCCATCATGTATAGCAATGGTAACAAAAAATTGTGGTTGTGGTAAAACATCACAAACGTTACAATGTTGTGCATTAACATTATTGCTATGTGATTCTGTTTGTGGTAAAATCTTAAATTGTGGAAAGCATACATGTGAAAAGAAATGTCATCATGGGGAATGTGAGCCCTgtgataaaattatacaacaag aatgtTATTGtgggaaaagtaaaagagatgTAATTTGTCAATCTAACATATCTTCAACATATTCGTGTGAAGATACTTGTGAAAAGTTGTTAGATTGTGGAAATCATAAATGCAAAAAAACTTGTCATCCAAATTCATGTGAGCCTTGTGCACTTACACCTGAAAAAATCACAACATGTTATTGTGGACGAACACCACTGTCAGACAAAAGAACGACTTGTTTAGATCCAATTCCAACTTGTGAAGAAATATGTTCTAAAAGACTTAACTGTGGTCAGCCTA gtAATCCACATACATGTAAGATAAAGTGTCATCAAGGAGATTGTCCTGAATGTGATTTAACAACAGATGTAAAATGTCGTTGTGGTAATATGGATAGAGAAATCCCATGTAAAGATTTAACAACTAAAGCAGATGATGCACGttgcgaaaaaaaatgtatcaaaAAAAGATCTTGTGGGAAACATAAGTGTAATCAAATGTGTTGTATTGATCTCGAGCATATTTGTCCTTTACCTTGTTCTAAAACATTAAGTTGTGGTAGACATAAATGTGAACAAACTTGTCATAaag GTAGGTGTCAACCTTGCTGGCGCAGTAGTTTCGACGAATTATATTGTGAATGTGGTACAGCTGTAATATATCCTCCTGTACCCTGTGGAACTAGAAGACCCGTTTGTGATAGACCTTGTTCGCGTGACCATTCTTGTGGTCATGAAGTATTTCATAATTGCCACAGTGAACCATCATGTCCTCCATGTACTTATCTTACTGAAAAATGGTGTTATGGCAAACATGAACTTAGAAAAGCTGTCCCatgttattttaatgaaatttcatgtGGCTTATTGTGCAATAAACCTTTATCATGTGGAAGACATAAATGTATAACTATATGCCACCCTGGGCCATGTGAAAAGCCAGGACAGCAATGTGTTCAACcatgtaatatattaagaGAATTATGTGGGCACATATGTGCTGCTCCGTGTCACGAGGGAAAATGTCCTGATACACCTTGTAAAGAAATGGTCAAA GTAACGTGCCAATGTGGACATAGAAGTACAACTAGAGTATGTGCAGAAAATTCTAGAGAATATCAAAGAATAACTAGCAATATTTTAGCTAGTAAAATGGCTGATATGCAACTTGGTCATTCTGTTGATTTAGAAGAACTTTTTGGACCAGGagcaaagaaacaaaatcaacTAAAAATACTCGAATGTAGCGACGaatgtaaattaatagaaCGAAATAGAAGATTAGCATTAGGACTTCAAATTGTTAATCCGGATTTAAGCGGAAAATTAATGCCAAGATACACTGACTATATGAAGCAGTGGGCAAAAAAAGATCCTCATTTTTGTCAAATGGTGCATGAAAAACTAACGGAATTAGTTCAACTCGCAAAGACTTCTAAACAAAAGTCAAGAAGTTATTCATTTGATAGTATGAATAGAGATAAACGTCGCTTTATTCATGAATCTTGTGAACATTTTGGCTGTGAAAGTCAAGCATATGATCTAGAGCCAAAAAGAAACGTTGTTGCTACTGCTGTAAAAGATAAG TGTTGGCTACCAAGTTATAGTTTATTAGAAATTGTGCAAAGAAACAATGGACAAAGAAAAGTACCAGGTCCAATATTGAATACTTCTAAAGCTAACAATTCAACAAA gaCAATCTTAGCATTACCTATAACAAGAAGTCAGCAAATTGTACCAACTCCATCAACTTCAAAATCGCCAGAACCAGAAATagattattttgattataaagGTTAA
- the LOC127064060 gene encoding V-type proton ATPase subunit F gives MTLHSAGKGKLLAVIGDEDTCVGFLLGGVGEINKHRQPNFMVVDKNTPESEIEDTFKRFIKRDDIDIILINQNVAEMIRHVIDSHTQPIPSVLEIPSKDHPYDASKDSILRRAKGMFNPEDIH, from the exons ATGACACTTCATTCAGCTGGAAAGGGCAAACTTCTTGCGGTAATAGGAGATGAG gATACGTGCGTAGGATTCCTACTGGGAGGTGTTggagaaattaataaacatcGTCAACCTAACTTTATGGTTGTTGATAAAA acACACCAGAGAGTGAAATAGAGGACACGTTTAAGcgttttattaaaagagaTGACATTGacattattctaataaatcaaaat GTTGCCGAAATGATTAGACATGTCATTGATAGTCATACTCAGCCTATTCCTTCTGTATTAGAAATTCCTAGTAAAGATCATCCATATGATGCTAGTAAAGATTCAATTCTAAGACGTGCTAAG GGTATGTTCAATCCAGAAGATATACATtaa